The Setaria italica strain Yugu1 unplaced genomic scaffold, Setaria_italica_v2.0 scaffold_319, whole genome shotgun sequence genome segment ATGGGTATGGAGAATGGATACACATTGGCAGGCCTAATGTAGCCCTTGATATCCTGGTGAAGCCGTGAAGGTGAACTAGCGACAGCCCGCCAAACAAGGACTAACCATGTGGCACAACTTGCTTGCCGGCACGCCAAACAAGGACTAACCGTGTGCGAAATATCAGGGGTGCTGCGCGCCAAAATCTTGCCTTGTTTGCACAGCGAAACGGCTCAACTGCACAGACGCTCGTGCCAAACCTCCCCTTCCGCAACGCGTCTTGTTTGCCTGTCGTGGTATGCGACCCTTGAAGCACTTCTATATTAGACGCATCATCGTAGTAGGAAGAACAGAACAAGAAGCCGTCGACAAAGAAGAAATTCGAGCTCCAACGACGACACTGTTTCAGTTAGCCTTATCCCAAGGCCTTCTCTTCAGCTCTTTTTTGAGTCCACCTGGTATAATCCTTGCAAGATGGTCGGACCGATCGTGCTCGCGGCGTCCGCCGGCCTCGGCATGCTCGCCGGCCTCGCGACGGCGGAcaggtgctcctcctcctccggcggcgcgcgggggctGAGCTGCGTGGCGTgcggcggcacggggaaggTGGCCTGCCTCTGCGCCCGGTGGTCGGACGGCGACGACGTCGGGTGCCGGCCGTGCGCAGGGACCGGACGCACGCCGTGCCGGAGCTGCCGCggctccggccgcaccgggcgGCGGCACGAGCCCGTGCGGGTGGTCGTGCGCGCGCAGAGGCCCCTGGAGGCTGTTACAAAGCGAGGAAATGACGAGTTCCTCGCGCTAAAATCGTAGCGATGTTGTAGCAACTAGGCTACTAGCTTAGCAAgcttccatatgcttcagcatCCCATCAGCGTCGTTTCGTTGTACATTATGTGTTGCAGGGCTAGTTCTCTCGGAA includes the following:
- the LOC101770855 gene encoding uncharacterized protein LOC101770855, translated to MVGPIVLAASAGLGMLAGLATADRCSSSSGGARGLSCVACGGTGKVACLCARWSDGDDVGCRPCAGTGRTPCRSCRGSGRTGRRHEPVRVVVRAQRPLEAVTKRGNDEFLALKS